The Oxyura jamaicensis isolate SHBP4307 breed ruddy duck chromosome Z, BPBGC_Ojam_1.0, whole genome shotgun sequence genome window below encodes:
- the LOC118156472 gene encoding uncharacterized protein LOC118156472 isoform X1, whose protein sequence is MDNHKVFCGFIIFLQIADLSWESAYNFSLCNHDEIREDLLNVLDAHMTLKEELQLDFHTCEDAPEGPEQSEVRQGERSPPTARAGSERSGRAACCSASSTGRGAAATGGCGPARCGSCSATAADTARPRWVSGSRDGPCRAEPGFAEPGRSEPCRADGAVLQEWRRGTVAPQEAVPGGGLCDEGKVRELLAVWRSYMNLA, encoded by the exons ATGGATAATCACAAGG TCTTTTGTGGCTTCATCATCTTTCTTCAGATCGCCGACTTATCGTGGGAGTCCGCCTACAATTTCAGCCTCTGTAACCACGACGAGATACGAGAGGATCTCCTAAACGTTTTGGATGCGCACATGACCTTAAAAGAG GAGCTACAGCTCGATTTTCACACCTGCGAGGACGCGCCCGAGGGGCCGGAGCAGTCCGAGGTTCGCCAGGGTGAACGCAGCCCCCCGACGGCTAG GGCTGGCTCCGAGCGCAGCGGGAGGGCCGCCTGCTGCAGTGCGTCCTCGacggggcgcggggctgcggccACCGGGGGCTGTGGCCCAGCACGCTGTGGGTCGTGCAGCGCAACTGCCGCGGATACCGCCCGCCCCAGGTGGGTGTCGGGGTCCCGGGacgggccgtgccgagccgagccgggcttTGCCGAGCCGGGCCGGTCCGAGCCGTGCCGCGCTGACGGCGCTGTGCTGCAGGAGTGGCGGCGCGGCACGGTGGCGCCCCAGGAGGCCGTGCCCGGAGGAGGGCTGTGCGACGAGGGCAAGGTGCGGGAGCTGCTGGCCGTGTGGAGGAGCTACATGAACCTGGCGTAG
- the LOC118156472 gene encoding uncharacterized protein LOC118156472 isoform X2, giving the protein MDNHKVFCGFIIFLQIADLSWESAYNFSLCNHDEIREDLLNVLDAHMTLKEELQLDFHTCEDAPEGPEQSEGWLRAQREGRLLQCVLDGARGCGHRGLWPSTLWVVQRNCRGYRPPQEWRRGTVAPQEAVPGGGLCDEGKVRELLAVWRSYMNLA; this is encoded by the exons ATGGATAATCACAAGG TCTTTTGTGGCTTCATCATCTTTCTTCAGATCGCCGACTTATCGTGGGAGTCCGCCTACAATTTCAGCCTCTGTAACCACGACGAGATACGAGAGGATCTCCTAAACGTTTTGGATGCGCACATGACCTTAAAAGAG GAGCTACAGCTCGATTTTCACACCTGCGAGGACGCGCCCGAGGGGCCGGAGCAGTCCGAG GGCTGGCTCCGAGCGCAGCGGGAGGGCCGCCTGCTGCAGTGCGTCCTCGacggggcgcggggctgcggccACCGGGGGCTGTGGCCCAGCACGCTGTGGGTCGTGCAGCGCAACTGCCGCGGATACCGCCCGCCCCAG GAGTGGCGGCGCGGCACGGTGGCGCCCCAGGAGGCCGTGCCCGGAGGAGGGCTGTGCGACGAGGGCAAGGTGCGGGAGCTGCTGGCCGTGTGGAGGAGCTACATGAACCTGGCGTAG